One Nocardia huaxiensis genomic window, CATGCGCGCCGCCGTGGTCTCCCAGTTGGACACGATCGAAACCCCGTGTGCGCGCAGGTCGTCGGCCTCGGCGGGAGTCAGCAGCTTGCCGGGTAGGGAGGGTCCGCCGGGGGAGAGATAGCGGACCACGAAGTCGTACCCGGCCGCGCGGATGGCGCTCGCAGCGGGCCGACCTGCGGCGTAGTCAAGCCCGAAACGCATGGGTACCAGAGTAATTCGCGAGACACGCCGACCGCGCGGCATTGCGGAAGTCGATCACACCGGGTCTCGGGAAGCCCGGACCGCGAGCTTGGGGCGAAGCCCGGACACTGCCGGAGTCGAGTGGTTGACTGTGCATGGCCGTGTGATCGGCATCACTTCGTCCTCGGAGTCCCTGCGTTCGCGCGGCGTACCCGATTGCTCGATAGCGCAGAGACGGAGGAAAGATGCCTGTACGCAATGAAGCGTGGCCCCCCGGCACCCCGTGCTGGGTCGATTGTCAGGTCGACGATCCCGCGAAAGCCGGTGAGTTCTATACCGAACTGTTCGGTTGGGATATGCACGGTGGAGGGGAGGAGTCCGGGGGATACCTGATGGCGCTGCGCGACGGGGAGGCCATTGCCGGCATCGGCCCGAAACCCGAAGGCGACATGCCGTCCGCCTGGACGACCTACTTCGCCGTCGCCGATGCGGACGCCACCGCCGAAAAGGTTGTCGCCGCAGGCGGCTCGCTGCTGGTGCCCGCCTTCGACGTGATGGAGTTCGGCCGCATGTTCGTCGCCGCCGACGCCTCCGGCGCACCCTTCGCGGTCTGGGAGGCGCGGGCGCACAATGGCGCCGCCGTGCACGGCGAGCACGGCGCCTACGCCTGGAACGATCTGCACACCGCCGACTACGACGCGGCGAAGACGTTCTACGCCGAGGTATTCGGCTTCACCTACACCGAATACGACGACCCCAGCGTGCGCTACGCCACCTTCACCCCGCCCGGCCGCGGCGACCCGGCGGGCGGCATCAACGACGACACCGTGAACGGCGCGGCCGCCGCGCAACCCTACTGGCTCACCTGGTTCCACGCCGACGGCATCGACGAGACCCTCACGCGCGCGGCCGAACTCGGCGCGGCGGTGCTCATGCCCGCCACCGACGGCCCATTCGGCAGGATGGCGATCCTCGCCGCCCCCCAGGGCGAGGTGTTCGCGCTACTCGACCCATCACATCGAAAGAGCGAAGACGACAACTGATTTGGTGCGGTCCGGGTAACTCCAGGCGGGGGAGCTCAGCGCACCGGCTGCTCGGTACGGCGTGCGGACTTGGCCGCGCGGGACGCCGCCGCCAGTGAGGTGGTGGGGGTGGTCTGCGGCAGGGTCGGAGCCAGGCGTCGCGCCTCCCGCCGGTCGGGCGCGATCAGGATCGCGGTGACCGGAACCGCCAGCGACAGGGAGCTGATCACCCAGAACGGCACGAAATAGCTGAACAGGTCCGCACCGCCGGGGACACCCGCGGTCGGGTCGACCTGCGCCGTCAACCCGGTCATGCCGACGAGATGCATGGTGACCGACAGGGTTCCGTAGACCAGCGCGCCGATCAGCAGCAGCGCGCGCTTCTTCGCGGCGAAGACCAGCCACAGCATGGCCGCCGACAGCGCCGCCGCGACCACGATCACGCCGGTCATGGACAGCACGTTCTGGTCCACGCTGCCGCGAATCCGGATGCCGGACACGAAGATCAGATGGGTGCCCGCCATGCCCGCGGTCATGATCACGCCCGCCCCGGCCAGCCGCGGCCAGTTCAGGGTGCGACCCGCGACCAGCAGCGCGATGAAGGCCGCCGCGCCGGACAGCACCGACGCCAGGATGACCCGGCCCTCGTCGTAGTGCAGCTTGCTCTGCGACACCTGCAGCCCCACCAGCGTGATGAACAAGGGCATGCCGACACCCGCGCTGCCGAGGGCATTGCCCGCGACGAACAGCCACACCGTGCGGAACCGGGCCGTCTCCGACTTGGCGGACTGGCGGATACACGCCAGCCCGCACGCCGCCGCGATGGCCGAGAAGAACAGGGCCAGGCCGACGACCCAGTACCCCATCGAGAAATAAGTCACCCGCAAACCCCTGCTTTTCGTATGACCCAGGTACGCGAAAACCTAGGTGTTCCTGGCCGTTTCGCGCTGTGCAGCCATGAGCCGCTCGATCGCGTATTCGGTGACCGCCGCCAGCGAGCGGCGCACCTCCTGCGGATCGCGGGCGTCGATGTCCACGATCGGCACGCCTTCGCGCACGCTGAGCGCCTCGCGCAGTTCGGCGACCGGGAAGCGCGGTGCGTCCGGGAACCGATTGACCGCGATGAGGAACGGCAGCTGCTTGGCCTCGAAGAAGTCGACCGCGGCGAAACTGTCCTCGATGCGCCGGGTGTCGACCAGCACCACCGCGCCGATGGCACCCTTGATCAGGTCGTCCCACATGAACCAGAACCGGCGCTGTCCGGGCGTGCCGAACAGGTACAGGACCAGATTGCCGGGCAGGATGATGCGGCCGAAATCCATGGCCACCGTGGTGGTTTCCTTGCCCGGCGTGGCGGCGAGGTCGTCGACCCCGTCCGACATGCCGGTGACCATGGCCTCGGTGCGCAGCGGCACGATCTCCGAGACCGCGCCCACGAAGGTGGTCTTGCCGGCGCCGAAACCGCCCGCGACCACGATCTTGGTGGAGGCGGTGCGGGACTCGTCGCCGGGACGCGGTGGAAACTGCTGGGGCAGACCCGAATTCGTCGGGTACTGCGGTGCGCCGTTGTAGGCTCCGCCGTCAAAGGGCGCGGAGTCCATGCAGGGTCCTCTCCATCAAAGATCGGCGCTCGTCGAAGGTCGCCTGGTCGCTCAGGGTGGAATGCACGCGCAGGGTTCCGGCGACGACGAGATCGCCGATCACCACGCGGATCATGCCCAGGGGCCGCTGCAGGTGGGCCGCGATCTCGGCGACCGACAGGCGGGCGGTGCCCATGCGCAGGATCTCGGTGCGGATGTCACCCGCGGGCCAGTCGAAATGCGCCGTGTAGGACAGGGTTTCGACGACCGCCTCGAGCGGCAGGTCGACCGCCGGCTCGGTGCGGCCGGAGGTCAGGGCGTAGGGGCGGACCCGGGTTGGTGGCCGGTTGCCGCCGCCGTTGGGAGTGCTCATGGCCGCCTCATCAGGAGGCGCTGCGGGCGGTGGCCTGAACCACCGATCCGACCCGGTCGACCAGCAGCGCCATTTCGTAGCCGATGCGGCCGATATCGTGCTGCTTGTTGGCCAGCACCGCCAGGTGCGAGCCATTGCCGACCGTCATGACCAGCAGGTAGCCGCGCTGCATCTCGACGATGGACTGCATGACCTTGCCGCCCTCGAAAAGCTGTGCGGCGCCGGAGGCCAGGCTCGCCAGACCGGCGGTGACCGCCGACAGCTGCTCGGCGCGATCGGCGGGCAGATGCGGGCTGGTGGCCTGCAGCAGGCCGTCGGCGGAGACCAGGACGGCGTGCGAGACTCCCGGAACCTCCCGGGTGAAACGGGTGACCAGCCAGTTCAGGTTGTCGTCTGTGGTGGTCTGTGCGTCGGTCGTCATGCCTGCCCTCCGTCGTTGTGCTCGGCGTCGGCCCGCCCGGAGCGGACGCCGCTGAGATGTCTGGTCAAGCTGCTGCGAATCTCGTCCGGATTGCGCGCGCCGCCCTGGTCGTCCTGTGCCACCGCGCCCGGCACCAACTGCGCGCCCGGCCGCCGGATCGGCAGTCCGCCCTGTGTCGTGGCATTGCTGGTGGGATTGGCGGCTTCGGCCGCCGCGGCCCAGCCGGCATCCGAGGTGGACGACCAGGCCGCGCCCGAAGGCGCTCCCGCGTCACCACCGGCCGCCGGTTCCACCAGCCATTCCGACACCATCCGCTGGAAGATCGGCGTCGGCGCGTCCCCGACCGGCCGCAATCCGCTCTGCGGCGCGGCCGGACGCTGGGGCGCGGCCGGGGGCTGCGGTGCGGCGGGCTGCTGGGGCGCAACAGGCTGCTGCGGTGTGAACGCCGCGAAACGTGCACCGTTCTCCGCGGACCCGTTGGTCCCGGCGCTGTTCCCGTTGGCGCCATTCCCGTTGGCGCCGTTCGCGTTGCCGCTCGCCTGCTCCGCGATCCCATTGCCGGTGAACGCGTCGCGGGCCTGGTCGTTGCCGTCCTGGCCGACCACACCGAAGCGGCCGCTGTCGTGGCCGTTGCCGCCGAGGTCGAATCCGGTGTCGCCCGGGGCGCTCTCGAACGCGGGTGCGGAATCGGCCGGGGCCGCATCGGCATTCACGTCGCCGCGGACGGCTTCGAAGCTGCCGGTGGTGTAGCTGCCGGTGCTGCCGTTCGTGCCGAAGGCGGCGTCGCCGTTGCTGTCGTACCCATTGCGGTCGAAACCGTTGCTGTCGGCGCTGTCCCGGAAGCGTGCGACGGAGTTGCCGTCGGCGCCATTGGTTTCGGCGCGGCTCGGCAGCGGCGGGAGACCGTTGGGCTGCTGGGCTCCCGAGTTGTCGCTGTCCTCGGCGTCGCGCCGCGTCGGGATCGGGGTGATCGGGGTGACGGTGTCCGGTCGGCTGCGCCAGTAGTCGGCCTGGTACTGGGCGGTCACCGGGTCGTGCCGGCCGTCGTCCATGCCGTCGTCGGTGGCAGCCGGGTGTTCGGTGAACGCGTCGGAGAAGCTGTAGGACTGCGTGGGCTGGTCGCCGATGTAACCGGCCACCACCGGCTGCTCACCGGTCTCCGGCCCGTTGCCCGGACGCCGCTGCGGCAGACCCGAACTGGTGGTGCCGAAGCGCTGCGGCAGCGCCTGCGGTTCCGGCGGGTTCGCGACCGGCATGAGCCGCGGCGGCGAGACCGCCGGGGCCGCGGCGATCGCGGGCGCGGCGACCGGCACCGCACCGGTGAGCGGGTACTGGCCGGTGGCGTCGCCGCCATTGTTGTTGCGTTCCGGCGCGGGCGAGACGAGGGTGCCCGGCAGGTGCACGCTGGCGGTGATGCCCGGCTGCTGCACCATCGCCGAGGTGCGGCGCAGGCTGACCGTGATGTTGTGCCGCTTGGCGAGCCGGCCGACCACGAAAAGACCCATGCGGCGGGCGGTCTCGACATTGACCTCGCCACCGGAGGCGAGCCGGTCGTTGATGGACTGCAGGTCCTCGGCGTTCATGCCGAGGCCGCGGTCGGTGATCTCGATGAGATAGCCGCCGTCCACGGCCCGCGCCACCGACACCGCCACGGGGGTGGACGGCGGCGAGTAGCGCAGCGCGTTGTCGATCAGCTCGGCCAGCAGGTGTTCGACGTCGACGGCGGGTTCACCGGCGACGATGCCGTCGGGCACGGTGCCGATCTCGACGCGCTGGTAGTCCTCCACCTGGGAGACCGAGGACCACAGCATGTCGGACAGCGGCACCGGCGCGAGATGGCCACGGCGCAGCGCGGTTCCGGCGAGCACCAGCAGGTTGTCGCCGTTGCGGCGCATGCGCGTGGCGAGGTGGTCGAGGCGGAACAGCGACTGCAGGCGTTCGGAGTCGTCCTCGTCGCGTTCCAGTTCCTCGATCAGGGTGAGCTGCTGCTCCACGAGGGATTGGCTACGGCGCGAAAGCGTCTCGAACATGTTGCCGATCTGCAGGCGCAGTCGCGCCTGTTCGGCGGCGAGGTGGAGCGCCTGGGCGTGGATGTCGTCGACGGCTCGGGCGAGCTGCCCGATCTCCTCGGTGGTGTGCACGTCGACCGGACTGATCTCCGGTGTGGCGCCACCGTTTCGCACGGTTTCCAGTTCCTGCGGCAGGTCGATGTGCGCGACCTGCAACGCGTCGCGCCGCAGTCGTCGCACCGGCACGACCAGCGAGCGGGCCACCACGAGCGCGATGGCCAGACCGGCCAGCAGCATGCCGACCACGATCGAGGTATCACGCAGCACGTTGTTGCGGGCCTCGGTGGTCAGGTCGCCCAGCCGGTCGTCCAGCTCGGCCGCGATCGCGTTGATCTCCTTGGAGTACATGTCCGAGGCGGCGCGCAGGCTCTCCTGCATACCCGGCATGGAGTTCGGGTCGGCGGTGTTCGCCGCCAGCATGCCGATGCGGGCCTGCGCGGAGTCGTTGAGGGCCTTGGAGTTCGGGGCCAGCTCCGCGTTCATGGCGCTGTACACGCCGAGCATGGTGACCTCGGCGCCGATCACGGTGATCAGTTTGATCCGGGTGATCGGATTGCGCGTGATGTCGGGCGAGGCCAGCATCATGCGCTGTTCGGTGAACATGCGCTCGGCCACGATGGCGGAACCGACCTGCAGGAATAGCGGCTGCACCCGCATGTCGGACACCTGGTCCGACTGGTTCAGCGCGCTCTGCACCTTGGCGGACACGGCCTGCATCTGCTCGGTGGTGCCGGCCGCGGAGCCGCTCTTGAGACCGGACTTCATGGTCTTGGCCATGGCGATGGCCTCGGTCAGCGGATCGGTCACCGAGGCGCCGGCTTTGGTTGCGCGCAGCTGTGATTCGAGATCGGCTACGGCCTGATCGAATTTGCCGGTCGCCGTGTCGAGGGCCGGATCGGCGTCCGGGTTGCCCCAGCCGGCGATGGCCGTGACCGCGAGTTCCTGTGTGGCGGACTCGAACTTGATGGTCGGCCGGAAGAATGCGGCGTGCTCGGTGGCCGCCCGCAGTTTGTCGATGGTCTGCAATTCGCTGTCGATACGCAGCACCGCGAACGTCGAGGCAAGCAACACCGGGAGCACCAGTACGATGCCGACCTTGCGCGTGACGGGCCAGTTGGACAGGCTGAATTGCCAGGACCGGGGTGTTGCTTCCATCCCGCTTCCGTCGCCTCCGCTTTCACGAGTGACCCCCGGGCTGTATGCGGTTGTGGGGCTTCGGGGTCGAATCCCGCGCGGAACCAACTAGAGGTCTTTTTGTACGGCCTGCAACATACCGCGTGAGCTGAGTAACGGCAATTCGGACTACTTTTCGTCTGTCTACGCGAATGCTGGCCCCGCACAACGTCTTTCGAATAGGCATAGCTCCCGAATAGGTACGCGTATCCGCACATGCCGCGAAAGGCGCAGGTCACCGCGTTCGGTCCCCCGGCGTGTCGAATGCGAGCTTCTCAGTGACCTCTCAGTCGCTGTGGGCAGACTGGACCCCATGCGCATTCTGGTAGTCGACGACGACCGCGCGGTCCGGGAATCGCTACGTCGTTCGCTGACCTTCAACGGGTACTCCGTCGACCTCGCCGTCGACGGACTCGACGCCCTCGAGAAGGTCGCCGGTCAGCGACCCGATGCCCTGGTCCTCGATGTGATGATGCCCCGGCTCGACGGCCTCGAGGTGTGCCGCCGCCTCCGCAGCACCGGCGACGATCTGCCGATTCTGGTGCTCACCGCACGGGATTCGGTCTCCGAACGCGTGGCCGGCCTGGACGCGGGCGCCGACGACTACCTACCCAAGCCCTTCGCGCTCGAGGAACTCCTCGCCCGGCTGCGCGCCCTGCTGCGCCGCACCACCACCGACTCCGCCGAAGCGTCGGAGACCATGAAGTTCGCCGACCTGTCGCTGGATCCGGTCACCCGCGAAGTCTGGCGCGCGGACCGCGCCATCAGCCTCACCCGCACCGAGTTCTCGCTGCTGGAAATGCTCATGGCGAATCCGCGCCGCGTGCTCACTCGCAGCCGCATCCTGGAAGAGGTATGGGGCTACGACTTTCCGACCTCCGGCAACGCGCTCGAGGTCTACATCGGATATCTGCGGCGCAAGACCGAGGCCGAGGGTGAACCGCGGCTCATCCACACCGTGCGCGGTGTCGGATACGTGCTGCGCGAGACGCCTCCGTAGAGGCCGGACCCGTGGCTAGAACCGTTTCCCGCCGCACCGGGGTGGCCGCGCTCACGCAGCGCTCCTCCGAGTCGGTCGACATGCGCCCGCCCATGCCGCTCACCTCATCGGTGTCGCTGCGCTGGCGCGTCACCCTGCTCGCCGCCTCGGTGGTGGCCGTGGCCGTCGCCTTCACCTCCATCGCCGCCTACGCGATGGTGGCGCGCTCGCTGTACGCCGAGGTCGACTCGCAGCTGCGCACGCGCAGCGCGGTGATGATCAACAACAACATCGACTCGGTGAACTATCTGCAGGTGCTCTATCTGGGCAGCCTGTACTCCGACGACCTCGGCATCGCACTGATCTATCCGGAAACCAAGCTGGACACCAAACAGATCGGCTATCCGGACGGCCCGCCCATCGGCAAGCAGGAGCTGGCCGTCGTGCGCGGCGACCTCGCCTACTCGCTGCGCACCGTCGAGAATCAGCGAGTTCTGGCCCGCCGCACGCACTCCGGGGCCACCCTGGTCATCTCGCAGTCGCTGCAACCCACCCGCGAGGTGCTCGATCGCCTGGCCTGGCTGCTGTTCGTGGTCGGCGGCTGCGGCGTCATGCTCGCCGCCGCCGCCGGAACCGCGGTGGGCCGCACCGGTTTACGGCCCATCGCGCGGCTCACCGCCGCCACCGAGCGCATCGCCCGCACCGACGACCTGACCCCCATCCCGGTCACCGGCGACGACGAACTGGCCCGGCTGACCGAGAGTTTCAACACCATGCTGCGCGCCCTGGGCGAATCCCGGGAGCGGCAGCGCCGATTGGTGGCCGACGCGGGCCACGAACTCAAGACCCCGCTCACCTCGCTGCGCACCAATACCGAACTGCTCATCGCCTCCAATCGGCCGGGCGCACCGCAGATTCCGGACGAGGACATGGCCGAACTGCGCGCGGACGTGATGGCGCAGATCGAGGAATTGTCCACGCTGGTGGGCGATCTCGTGGATCTGGCGCGCGAGGACGCCCCGGACGCGGTGTACGAGCAGGTCGACATGGCCGATGTCGTCGAGCGCGCACTCGAGCGCGCACGCCGCCGCCGGGTGGGCATCGAATTCGTGGCCGAATTGCGCCCGTGGCTCGTTTACGGCCACGAGGCCAGCCTGGAGCGCGCGATCCTCAATGTGCTCGACAATGCGGCGAAATGGAATGCCTCCGGCGAGCAGGTGCACGTCACCATGCGCGAGGTGTCGCGGGGGCTGCTCGAGATCGCGGTGGACGATGCCGGGCCGGGTATCCCGCCGGAGGAGCGGGAGCTCATCTTCGAGCGGTTCTACCGCGCGACCTCGGCGCGGTCCATGCCGGGTTCCGGGCTGGGGCTGGCCATCGTCAAGCAGGTGGTGACCAAGCACGGCGGCACCATCGCCGTGGTCACCTCGCAGCGCGGCGGGGCCCGCATCAATATCGTGCTCCCGGGTGAACCCGGCACCCCCGACGATTCGCCCGCGACC contains:
- a CDS encoding roadblock/LC7 domain-containing protein codes for the protein MTTDAQTTTDDNLNWLVTRFTREVPGVSHAVLVSADGLLQATSPHLPADRAEQLSAVTAGLASLASGAAQLFEGGKVMQSIVEMQRGYLLVMTVGNGSHLAVLANKQHDIGRIGYEMALLVDRVGSVVQATARSAS
- a CDS encoding HAMP domain-containing sensor histidine kinase, which gives rise to MRPPMPLTSSVSLRWRVTLLAASVVAVAVAFTSIAAYAMVARSLYAEVDSQLRTRSAVMINNNIDSVNYLQVLYLGSLYSDDLGIALIYPETKLDTKQIGYPDGPPIGKQELAVVRGDLAYSLRTVENQRVLARRTHSGATLVISQSLQPTREVLDRLAWLLFVVGGCGVMLAAAAGTAVGRTGLRPIARLTAATERIARTDDLTPIPVTGDDELARLTESFNTMLRALGESRERQRRLVADAGHELKTPLTSLRTNTELLIASNRPGAPQIPDEDMAELRADVMAQIEELSTLVGDLVDLAREDAPDAVYEQVDMADVVERALERARRRRVGIEFVAELRPWLVYGHEASLERAILNVLDNAAKWNASGEQVHVTMREVSRGLLEIAVDDAGPGIPPEERELIFERFYRATSARSMPGSGLGLAIVKQVVTKHGGTIAVVTSQRGGARINIVLPGEPGTPDDSPATGPAGA
- a CDS encoding response regulator transcription factor, with translation MRILVVDDDRAVRESLRRSLTFNGYSVDLAVDGLDALEKVAGQRPDALVLDVMMPRLDGLEVCRRLRSTGDDLPILVLTARDSVSERVAGLDAGADDYLPKPFALEELLARLRALLRRTTTDSAEASETMKFADLSLDPVTREVWRADRAISLTRTEFSLLEMLMANPRRVLTRSRILEEVWGYDFPTSGNALEVYIGYLRRKTEAEGEPRLIHTVRGVGYVLRETPP
- a CDS encoding DUF742 domain-containing protein, producing MSTPNGGGNRPPTRVRPYALTSGRTEPAVDLPLEAVVETLSYTAHFDWPAGDIRTEILRMGTARLSVAEIAAHLQRPLGMIRVVIGDLVVAGTLRVHSTLSDQATFDERRSLMERTLHGLRAL
- a CDS encoding GTP-binding protein is translated as MDSAPFDGGAYNGAPQYPTNSGLPQQFPPRPGDESRTASTKIVVAGGFGAGKTTFVGAVSEIVPLRTEAMVTGMSDGVDDLAATPGKETTTVAMDFGRIILPGNLVLYLFGTPGQRRFWFMWDDLIKGAIGAVVLVDTRRIEDSFAAVDFFEAKQLPFLIAVNRFPDAPRFPVAELREALSVREGVPIVDIDARDPQEVRRSLAAVTEYAIERLMAAQRETARNT
- a CDS encoding sensor histidine kinase; the encoded protein is MEATPRSWQFSLSNWPVTRKVGIVLVLPVLLASTFAVLRIDSELQTIDKLRAATEHAAFFRPTIKFESATQELAVTAIAGWGNPDADPALDTATGKFDQAVADLESQLRATKAGASVTDPLTEAIAMAKTMKSGLKSGSAAGTTEQMQAVSAKVQSALNQSDQVSDMRVQPLFLQVGSAIVAERMFTEQRMMLASPDITRNPITRIKLITVIGAEVTMLGVYSAMNAELAPNSKALNDSAQARIGMLAANTADPNSMPGMQESLRAASDMYSKEINAIAAELDDRLGDLTTEARNNVLRDTSIVVGMLLAGLAIALVVARSLVVPVRRLRRDALQVAHIDLPQELETVRNGGATPEISPVDVHTTEEIGQLARAVDDIHAQALHLAAEQARLRLQIGNMFETLSRRSQSLVEQQLTLIEELERDEDDSERLQSLFRLDHLATRMRRNGDNLLVLAGTALRRGHLAPVPLSDMLWSSVSQVEDYQRVEIGTVPDGIVAGEPAVDVEHLLAELIDNALRYSPPSTPVAVSVARAVDGGYLIEITDRGLGMNAEDLQSINDRLASGGEVNVETARRMGLFVVGRLAKRHNITVSLRRTSAMVQQPGITASVHLPGTLVSPAPERNNNGGDATGQYPLTGAVPVAAPAIAAAPAVSPPRLMPVANPPEPQALPQRFGTTSSGLPQRRPGNGPETGEQPVVAGYIGDQPTQSYSFSDAFTEHPAATDDGMDDGRHDPVTAQYQADYWRSRPDTVTPITPIPTRRDAEDSDNSGAQQPNGLPPLPSRAETNGADGNSVARFRDSADSNGFDRNGYDSNGDAAFGTNGSTGSYTTGSFEAVRGDVNADAAPADSAPAFESAPGDTGFDLGGNGHDSGRFGVVGQDGNDQARDAFTGNGIAEQASGNANGANGNGANGNSAGTNGSAENGARFAAFTPQQPVAPQQPAAPQPPAAPQRPAAPQSGLRPVGDAPTPIFQRMVSEWLVEPAAGGDAGAPSGAAWSSTSDAGWAAAAEAANPTSNATTQGGLPIRRPGAQLVPGAVAQDDQGGARNPDEIRSSLTRHLSGVRSGRADAEHNDGGQA
- a CDS encoding VOC family protein; translated protein: MPVRNEAWPPGTPCWVDCQVDDPAKAGEFYTELFGWDMHGGGEESGGYLMALRDGEAIAGIGPKPEGDMPSAWTTYFAVADADATAEKVVAAGGSLLVPAFDVMEFGRMFVAADASGAPFAVWEARAHNGAAVHGEHGAYAWNDLHTADYDAAKTFYAEVFGFTYTEYDDPSVRYATFTPPGRGDPAGGINDDTVNGAAAAQPYWLTWFHADGIDETLTRAAELGAAVLMPATDGPFGRMAILAAPQGEVFALLDPSHRKSEDDN